Genomic DNA from Nocardioides aquaticus:
GCTAGGACCGCGCCCGTAGCGACGGACGCCGCCTCCGGGGCGCCTCCCCACACCTCGCTCGCGCGGCATGCTGTCGTCATGGTGGAGGCGGACGCCGGGTCCGCCACGACGACAGGGAGGGAGCGCAGCAGGCATGGCCGAGTACCTCATCTTCTTCAACCAGCAGTGGGTCGGCGACCACGACGAGGAGTGGTTCCGCAGTCGCGGACCCACCTCGCGCGCGGTCATCGAGGACATGAGGGCCGAGGGTGTGCTGGTGTTCGCCGGCGGGCTCGTGGAGGAGCTCGACCAGGCCTTCAGTGCCGACGCCACCAGCGGCACGCTGACCCTCACCAGCGGGCCGTTCTCCGAGTCCGAGGAGTGGCTGGGCGGGTTCACGATCATCGACGTGGAGACCGAGGACCAGGCCCGCTACTGGGGTGGCCGCGTGGCGGAGGGATGCGGCTGGCCGCAGGAGGTCCGCCCGGTCAAGGGCGGCTCGATGCGCGGTTGACGCCGGGGGTCAGCTCGCGCGTCCCAGGCTGTGGGCCGTGGCCCGCGTCGATGCCTGCCGACGGTCGCGGTCTCGGAGGAGCTGCTCGGTGTACACCAGGCCGACGAGGACTGCGCCGAGGCCCGTGCCCGCTCCCATGGCGGACGACAGGGAGCTGTCCCACGCGGCGACGACGAGGAACGCGGTGACGACCGTGAACGCCGAGGCGAAGTGCGTCAGGCGGTCCACCACGTCTCTGCGGTGCAGCAGCTGCCAGGCAACGCCAGAAGCCCCGCACAGCGCCACGACAGCGAAGAGGTCCGAGCCGGTGAACCTCCCGCCGTGCCCCAGCTCGCCTGCCCAGAACACGGAGATCAGCGGTAGGACGAAAGCGGCACCGTGTCGGCGACGCGCGGCGGTTCGACGGGGCACCCGCGACATGATGCCTCACGTGGCCCGCCCCGTCCGGTCGACAGGGCGACCGACGCCATCGCAGGATCCACCATCCGACAGCTGGTCCTGGAAAGCGATTGGCAGTCACCACCTGTGCGATCTAGCCTCCGAGTCGTTCTCGGGAGGTAGCGATGGCAGACGACGAAGAGACGTCGATGTGCGCCGTGCCGCCTCGGCGACCCCGAGGGGCGGGGGAGGGGACGGCCCGTGAGTGACGGTGGATCCGTGCTGGCACCGCTGCGCGAGACGAACTTCCGCTACTACGCCCTCTCGCGCCTGGTCGACCGCGCCGGCTCCACGATGGCCGGCGTCGCCCTGGCCTTCGCGGTGCTCGAGGTGAGCGACTCGGCCACGGCGCTCGGCATCGTGCTGGCGGCGTACAGCATCCCGATGGTCGTCTTCCTGCTCGCCGGTGGCGTCCTCGCCGACACGTTCGGCCGCACCCTGGTCATGCAGGCCACCAACGTGCTGTCCGCGGTGAGCCAGCTGGGCATGGCGGCTCTGGTCATCAGCGGAACCGCTGAGCTCTGGCACCTCGTGGTGCTGGCCGCGCTCAACGGGACGGCGACGGCGGCCGGGATGCCGGCGATGGCCGGTCTGCTGCCCCAGCTCGTGCCACGCGCGCAGCTCCAGCAGGCCAACCTGGTGCTCGCGGTCCCGGAGAACGCGCTGATGGTGCTCGGCCCCGCGATCAGCGGTCTCCTCGTCGTCACGATCGGGCCCGGGTGGGCCCTGGCGGTCGACGGCTTCACCTACGTGGCGGCCACCCTGCTCCTGATGCGGGTACGGATCCCGCCTCCGCTGCCCCGGGAGGACCCGCCAGGCGTGCTCGCCGACCTGCGCGAGGGGTGGACCTACCTCACCTCGACGACCTGGCTGTGGGTGGTGGTGGCCTCGTTCTCCCTGCTCAACGCCATCACGAGCGGCGCCTTCAACACGCTGGGCCCGGTCCTGGCGACCGAGACCGACATCGGCGAGGGCGGCTGGGGGCTGATCCGCTCGGCGGAGGCCGTCGGGTTCCTCCTGTGCTCGCTGGTCCTGATCAAGATCCGGCTCCGGCGCCCGCTGCTGTGGGGCATGGTCGCCATCGCGTTCGGCGGCGCACCGATGATCGCGCTGGGGATCGAACCCGTCCTGGTGGCGGGCGCGGTTGCCGCGTTCGCCGCCGG
This window encodes:
- a CDS encoding YciI family protein, which produces MAEYLIFFNQQWVGDHDEEWFRSRGPTSRAVIEDMRAEGVLVFAGGLVEELDQAFSADATSGTLTLTSGPFSESEEWLGGFTIIDVETEDQARYWGGRVAEGCGWPQEVRPVKGGSMRG
- a CDS encoding MFS transporter, whose amino-acid sequence is MSDGGSVLAPLRETNFRYYALSRLVDRAGSTMAGVALAFAVLEVSDSATALGIVLAAYSIPMVVFLLAGGVLADTFGRTLVMQATNVLSAVSQLGMAALVISGTAELWHLVVLAALNGTATAAGMPAMAGLLPQLVPRAQLQQANLVLAVPENALMVLGPAISGLLVVTIGPGWALAVDGFTYVAATLLLMRVRIPPPLPREDPPGVLADLREGWTYLTSTTWLWVVVASFSLLNAITSGAFNTLGPVLATETDIGEGGWGLIRSAEAVGFLLCSLVLIKIRLRRPLLWGMVAIAFGGAPMIALGIEPVLVAGAVAAFAAGIGSQVFGLGWDLAMREHVPDEMLSRAYSYDMLGSFVAIPIGQLTIGPLAAVFGVQPVMLIAGLAYATLALATLASRSVRDLTRVTTVGPVATTPTP